From a region of the Salarias fasciatus chromosome 6, fSalaFa1.1, whole genome shotgun sequence genome:
- the LOC115390889 gene encoding coiled-coil domain-containing protein R3HCC1L-like, which produces MEVPSPVEGCAEAQAAPTPTKQTKKPNQALYVPKQRLPASKDKTQTQGESKPRPRPRYTDKARKNAKNRKDKAGGADKAALAGGDGGELPNDVDKPEAKEERLQDAEAGVNGSVSTHVEVEAQLETMSLEEEKEEEESWDTLFNDDGDCLDPHLLEELAVREGKKKASIQEPRFDYYNMDGDDDDDIDLREDELAHIVEIYDFPTDFKTEDLLKLFQCYQKRDFDIKWVDDTHALGLFSSPVAAREALRSKHPLMKLRPLSKSSSATKAKARSCSDYLLPAKERPQTSAALARKLVIGALGVKSNLTKEQREAERKKLQEAREQKRLAAKQREDAWEGK; this is translated from the exons ATGGAGGTACCATCCCCAGTGGAGGGCTGTGCTGAAGCCCAGGCAGCACCCACACCCACAAAGCAGACCAAGAAGCCAAATCAAGCCCTGTATGTCCCCAAGCAACGTCTTCCTGCATCCAAAGACAAAACTCAGACTCAGGGAGAAAGCAAACCAAGACCCAGACCTCGGTACACAGACAAGGCtcgaaaaaatgcaaaaaacaggaAGGACAAGGCAGGAGGAGCAGATAAGGCAGCACTtgctggaggagatggaggagagctACCAAACGACGTCGACAAGCCTGAGGCGAAGGAGGAGCGGTTACAAGATGCGGAGGCGGGGGTTAACGGGTCCGTTTCAACTCATGTAGAGGTGGAGGCTCAACTGGAAACGATGTCTCttgaggaagaaaaggaggaagaggagagctggGACACCTTGTTCAACGATGATGGAGACTGTTTGGATCCACATCTTCTTGAAGAG ctcgctGTTAGGGAAGGTAAAAAGAAAGCGTCAATCCAGGAGCCCAGATTCGATTACTACAACATGGACGGAGACGACGACGATGACATTGACCTCAGGGAGGATGAACTCGCTCACATTGTGGAGATCTACGACTTTCCTACAGACTTCAAGACAGAAGACCTCCTCAAGTTATTTCAGTGCTACCA gAAGAGAGACTTTGATATTAAGTGGGTCGACGACACACACGCCCTGGGACTGTTCTCTAGTCCTGTAGCAG CCCGTGAAGCTCTACGATCCAAACATCCTCTGATGAAGCTGCGTCCGCTCTCCAAATCCTCCTCGGCCACCAAAGCAAAAGCCCGGAGCTGCTCAG ATTACCTCCTGCCTGCCAAAGAGAGACCTCAGACGAGTGCGGCGCTGGCTCGGAAGCTGGTGATCGGTGCCCTCGGTGTAAAAAGTAACCTGACGAAGGAGCAGCGcgaagcagagaggaagaaactgcaggaggCCAGAG AACAGAAGCGTTTGGCAGCCAAACAGAGGGAAGATGCTTGGGAGGGGAAGTGA